In Acaryochloris marina S15, a single genomic region encodes these proteins:
- a CDS encoding PleD family two-component system response regulator has translation MQKVLVVDDSITQRQLMSNALEDMGLTVLIATDGVEALEQIQSTQPDIVVLDIVMPRKNGYEVCREIKSNPTTQNVPVVICSSKTEDFDRYWGMKQGADAYLTKPIQPRELLVIVRQLLEG, from the coding sequence ATGCAAAAAGTTTTAGTAGTTGATGACAGTATTACACAGCGACAACTCATGAGCAATGCTCTCGAAGACATGGGACTCACGGTTTTGATCGCAACAGACGGAGTAGAAGCGCTTGAGCAAATCCAATCAACGCAACCTGATATTGTGGTCCTAGATATCGTCATGCCTCGAAAAAATGGGTATGAGGTTTGTCGCGAAATAAAGTCTAACCCAACAACTCAAAATGTACCAGTTGTAATTTGTTCCTCAAAAACAGAAGACTTTGATCGGTACTGGGGGATGAAACAAGGGGCAGATGCTTATCTGACCAAGCCGATACAACCGCGAGAATTACTAGTCATAGTTAGGCAATTACTAGAAGGTTAG
- a CDS encoding uracil-DNA glycosylase family protein — protein sequence MPDGEQISLFDWQGAETKSETVTVTHEEISTSPQVPIPKGFYQNLPELTTHCQQCQRCDLAPSRTHVVVSRGNPQAPILIIGEGPGQHEDETGLPFVGRAGQLLDKILASVKLDSQQDVYICNIVKCRPPGNRTPTPDESAACKPYLLEQIRLVNPKIILLTGATAVRGLTGDKRGITKIRGQWLPWQDYLCMPILHPAYLLRNPSPEPGRPKWLMWQDIQAVRAKLDELLQSP from the coding sequence ATGCCTGACGGAGAACAAATCAGTTTATTTGATTGGCAGGGTGCCGAAACCAAATCAGAAACGGTGACTGTGACCCATGAAGAAATCTCTACTAGTCCACAGGTTCCTATCCCCAAAGGGTTTTATCAAAACCTGCCAGAATTAACGACTCATTGTCAACAGTGCCAACGGTGTGATTTGGCACCCAGCCGTACCCATGTCGTGGTGAGTCGGGGTAATCCACAAGCGCCCATTCTGATCATTGGAGAAGGACCTGGTCAACATGAAGATGAAACTGGATTACCTTTTGTGGGCCGAGCTGGGCAATTATTAGACAAAATCTTGGCCTCAGTCAAACTCGACTCGCAACAAGATGTTTATATTTGCAATATTGTTAAATGCCGACCGCCAGGCAATCGAACCCCAACGCCAGATGAGTCAGCCGCTTGTAAACCCTATCTACTAGAGCAGATTCGCCTAGTGAATCCCAAGATCATCTTGCTGACAGGCGCAACTGCAGTCCGGGGGCTTACAGGAGATAAACGGGGCATTACCAAAATCCGTGGGCAATGGTTACCATGGCAAGACTATTTGTGCATGCCCATCTTGCATCCTGCCTACCTCCTTAGAAATCCCTCCCCTGAACCTGGCAGACCCAAGTGGTTAATGTGGCAAGATATCCAGGCCGTTCGGGCGAAACTAGATGAGTTGTTGCAGTCACCTTAA
- the hmpF gene encoding pilus motility taxis protein HmpF: MLYLAEVHKKTGFMGAKTELKLLAQKQSEHNWSPISGEELLQADAANDYNAGVLVLVEMDGNQQLKSIQDATRQLVGILKSFSRMREKFKTQEEEIEGWKQSLIYQSQELTRREVDMEARAEEIQEWDAESQKIEQQRQEFEATRTQILQLKEQMELDRQQLEEGWGRLQNAQNEAQAGLSDEQVRQIEQLLEQLDQSLANGTSNPDHVLASINQHPQIQEAWQTLDQDRSHAQQQQATLDQQQSELQSVWQEWQQTEDSLAQTKLELKVQEQSFTLKEEQKSWLSEQLQVQSNLYENLTQMQGAAGEQADVQRLRDMPLEELETTVEKLNTELVKLSSFVNDQEEELKYQQEAIDELEAKIQNASEYDQLSLTGEVEDERQHFRLLDETLEGQRKTLKEREAILYFHQDILYQRKRSQQNKFHQSATLDLAPIVELAKAEQEKQQQSLERLNHELSDLEASLQVTRNTIETTSTEQDNKRNALKQQEHELENQKTALAELWGKVKTSESLLQPIQDVVESLKGQAGAEGQQDNPAFSTLNELKQVFMAIGQGS, translated from the coding sequence GTGCTGTATCTCGCTGAAGTGCACAAGAAGACTGGCTTTATGGGTGCCAAAACAGAGCTGAAGCTTTTAGCCCAAAAGCAATCTGAGCATAACTGGAGTCCCATCTCTGGCGAAGAACTGCTCCAAGCAGATGCTGCGAATGACTACAACGCAGGCGTCCTTGTCTTGGTTGAGATGGATGGCAATCAGCAGCTTAAAAGTATTCAAGATGCCACAAGACAGCTAGTTGGCATCTTAAAAAGCTTTTCTCGCATGCGTGAGAAATTCAAAACCCAGGAAGAAGAGATTGAAGGGTGGAAGCAATCCTTAATCTACCAAAGTCAAGAACTCACTCGGCGTGAAGTGGATATGGAAGCCCGAGCTGAGGAAATACAAGAATGGGATGCTGAATCTCAAAAAATCGAGCAACAACGCCAAGAATTTGAAGCTACTCGCACCCAAATCCTGCAGCTAAAAGAGCAGATGGAGCTAGATCGCCAGCAGTTAGAGGAAGGCTGGGGACGGTTGCAGAATGCTCAAAATGAGGCACAGGCAGGTCTGTCTGATGAACAAGTACGGCAGATAGAGCAATTGTTGGAGCAATTGGATCAATCTCTTGCTAATGGGACATCCAATCCGGATCATGTTTTAGCGAGTATCAATCAACATCCCCAGATACAGGAAGCTTGGCAAACCCTTGATCAGGATCGCTCTCATGCTCAACAACAACAAGCGACGCTTGATCAACAACAGTCTGAGTTGCAATCTGTCTGGCAGGAATGGCAACAAACCGAAGATTCTTTGGCACAAACCAAATTAGAACTCAAGGTGCAAGAGCAGTCGTTCACCTTGAAAGAAGAACAGAAAAGTTGGTTAAGCGAACAGCTACAAGTCCAAAGCAATCTCTATGAGAATCTCACTCAGATGCAGGGGGCTGCTGGTGAGCAGGCTGATGTGCAAAGGCTCCGGGATATGCCGTTAGAGGAGCTGGAAACCACGGTAGAGAAGCTCAATACAGAATTGGTTAAACTTTCTAGTTTTGTTAATGATCAGGAAGAAGAACTGAAATACCAACAAGAAGCGATTGATGAGTTGGAAGCAAAAATTCAAAATGCCAGCGAGTATGATCAATTAAGCTTGACCGGTGAGGTGGAGGATGAGCGACAGCATTTCCGTTTACTGGATGAGACCTTAGAGGGTCAGCGCAAAACCCTGAAAGAGCGTGAAGCCATTCTCTATTTTCATCAAGACATTTTGTATCAGCGGAAGCGATCGCAACAGAACAAATTTCATCAATCAGCTACGTTAGATCTTGCACCTATCGTAGAATTAGCAAAAGCTGAGCAGGAAAAGCAACAGCAATCGCTAGAGAGATTAAACCATGAACTCAGTGACCTAGAGGCTTCTCTGCAAGTCACTCGAAATACAATAGAGACGACGTCTACAGAACAAGACAATAAGCGCAATGCTTTGAAACAACAAGAACACGAGCTAGAAAACCAAAAAACGGCCTTGGCCGAGTTGTGGGGGAAAGTCAAAACTTCTGAGAGCTTATTACAACCGATTCAAGATGTTGTAGAGAGCCTAAAGGGTCAAGCAGGAGCAGAAGGGCAGCAAGACAACCCAGCATTCTCCACCTTAAATGAACTGAAGCAAGTTTTTATGGCTATTGGTCAAGGTAGCTAG
- a CDS encoding GIY-YIG nuclease family protein encodes MSVENLVTPLADLKAIPYLDADGMLPQQFSGKIGVYAIFGEDKTLQYVGYSRDTFLSLKQHLIRQPRLCYWLKVQSIDRPNRTLLEEIRSTWIQGNGAPVPGNQADQSKWEQAIDVKAAMTDEEQAQHQDPALDERSQLKVLKNAARRLEAEIMEILNQRGVQEPLRFNPKLKETGLLDLK; translated from the coding sequence ATGTCTGTAGAGAATCTTGTTACCCCTCTCGCCGACCTGAAAGCGATCCCTTATCTTGATGCCGACGGGATGCTTCCCCAACAATTTTCAGGCAAAATCGGTGTCTATGCCATCTTTGGGGAAGATAAAACCCTCCAATATGTGGGGTATTCACGGGATACCTTTCTCAGTCTCAAACAACATTTAATCCGTCAACCTCGTTTATGCTATTGGCTGAAAGTCCAATCGATTGACCGCCCGAATCGGACCCTACTGGAAGAGATACGGAGTACGTGGATTCAGGGCAATGGTGCACCAGTACCTGGTAACCAAGCCGATCAAAGCAAGTGGGAACAGGCAATTGATGTCAAAGCTGCCATGACCGATGAAGAACAGGCCCAACATCAAGACCCGGCCCTAGACGAGCGCAGCCAACTCAAAGTCCTAAAAAATGCGGCCCGTCGCCTAGAAGCTGAAATCATGGAGATCCTCAACCAGCGTGGCGTACAAGAGCCTCTGCGGTTTAACCCTAAGTTAAAAGAGACGGGGTTATTAGATTTAAAATAG
- a CDS encoding chemotaxis protein CheW, with protein MVSHQDIVADTDTNQLSNLQELQNPEGDLFLRFFIESGQEFALPAQGIREVLALAPDQITPIPNVSPVLMGVLNLRGQVVWVTDIGQFLGHPKPLDTDCQEISIIAIESQEITVGLAVDKVMDMDWLDADRLSPSLSAPDNMAPFLKGEWILNESEQYLRLLDPEAILRSARWAT; from the coding sequence ATGGTCAGTCACCAAGATATTGTTGCAGATACAGATACTAATCAGCTCTCCAATCTGCAGGAATTACAAAATCCTGAAGGAGACTTATTCTTAAGATTCTTCATAGAGTCAGGCCAAGAATTTGCATTACCAGCCCAAGGCATTCGGGAAGTGCTGGCGTTAGCGCCAGATCAGATTACACCGATTCCCAATGTATCTCCTGTGCTGATGGGCGTCTTGAATCTGCGAGGTCAAGTTGTTTGGGTAACAGATATTGGTCAGTTCTTAGGTCATCCTAAACCCTTAGATACAGATTGCCAGGAAATATCGATCATTGCGATCGAATCCCAAGAAATTACCGTTGGTTTGGCTGTTGACAAGGTGATGGATATGGATTGGCTAGATGCTGACAGGCTGAGTCCATCTCTCAGTGCGCCAGACAATATGGCTCCTTTCTTGAAAGGAGAATGGATACTCAATGAGTCCGAACAATATTTACGATTGTTGGATCCAGAAGCAATTTTGAGATCAGCCCGGTGGGCGACTTAA
- a CDS encoding HAMP domain-containing methyl-accepting chemotaxis protein produces MSLSTRYTQDYQQAVSDYMKGHYQEAAETTDQLVKEYPDDPNLRLLRGHIYSCLQKYEIANQQYKSVLELTHDPELLDCARNSLADSTRYLESGYGYSESMPSIDNNSAALTMTNGNESPLGEPVVTQPSSSLQTNSDGESSTADDNPFAVNSNPFDDYVSAPLVSGNTNRQPLVSDSFADGEDDTLLMNKNHSTSDSESSDTRPSGIFSDSESDAIQSEFTDISGVDNTIQSSHTDADAWDEPFDLAGENTTQSADLDFSDSIDQTEFPMSGIDLSEELSMDGFEGNAEIDTFDPATEFDLDPSLLNLAEDEQDLIGDTGLINVAENAQALAIDDLPPSSDLAASSQSGFLGESQDGSAFFPDGQGAALSKKPGGILAPFSNASLQQKQIIMSTTAGVVSALAVVGAGQLSSQSMATTGAGALAAGVAGGVTTLALGQIMTRQIKSSTNDLQTQLTAVAQGDWSVRATEFSKDEFGQLATSFNQMTRFIESTTAEVQRKAEEQEKAKEDLQRQVIRLLDDVEGAARGDLTVQAEVTADILGAVADSFNLTIYNLQKIVKQVKVAAQEVNKGAAENEEFARGLSSDALRQAEELAVSLNSVQMMTSSIQQVAESARSADQVAQKATEAALKGGESVESTVAGILQIRETVAESTRKVKRLAESSQEISKIVGLISQIASRTNLLALNASIEAARAGESGRGFAVVADEVRQLADRAAKSSKEIEQIVLQIQGETSSVMMAMEEGTQQVIEGTQRAEQAKRSLDDIIQVSSQINQLVGSITKATAEQTETSRYVSQVMQSVELTAQETSQEAQRVSDSLRGMVSVASELQSSVERFRVEGTEF; encoded by the coding sequence ATGTCATTAAGTACTCGATATACTCAGGACTATCAACAAGCAGTAAGTGACTATATGAAAGGTCACTACCAGGAAGCTGCCGAAACGACAGACCAGTTAGTAAAAGAGTATCCTGACGATCCAAATCTGCGATTACTCCGAGGACATATATATAGTTGTCTTCAAAAATACGAAATTGCGAACCAACAATATAAGTCTGTATTAGAGTTGACTCATGATCCAGAGTTGCTTGATTGTGCTCGCAACAGTTTGGCGGATTCAACTCGATACCTTGAATCGGGCTATGGCTATTCTGAGTCGATGCCCTCTATCGATAACAACAGTGCTGCTTTGACCATGACGAATGGAAATGAGTCGCCATTGGGTGAACCAGTAGTTACCCAACCCTCATCCTCACTTCAGACAAATTCTGATGGTGAGTCTTCAACTGCAGATGACAATCCATTTGCAGTCAATTCAAACCCCTTTGATGATTATGTGTCCGCTCCTCTGGTTTCTGGGAACACTAACAGACAGCCGTTGGTTTCGGATAGTTTTGCTGATGGAGAAGACGATACGTTACTCATGAACAAAAACCATTCAACATCCGACTCAGAAAGTTCCGATACTCGGCCGTCCGGTATTTTCAGCGATTCCGAAAGCGATGCTATTCAAAGTGAATTTACTGATATTAGTGGTGTAGACAATACCATACAGTCCTCCCATACTGATGCTGACGCTTGGGATGAGCCCTTTGATTTGGCAGGGGAGAATACAACGCAATCTGCAGACTTAGATTTCTCAGATTCAATCGATCAAACTGAGTTCCCCATGTCTGGGATTGATTTATCTGAAGAACTATCTATGGATGGTTTCGAAGGGAATGCGGAAATCGACACCTTTGATCCAGCAACCGAGTTTGATCTTGATCCCAGTTTGCTGAACTTGGCTGAAGATGAACAGGATTTGATTGGAGATACGGGATTAATCAATGTAGCGGAGAATGCGCAAGCGTTAGCCATTGATGATCTACCTCCTTCGTCCGACTTGGCCGCGTCATCACAGTCAGGATTTTTAGGAGAGTCCCAGGATGGGAGCGCCTTCTTCCCTGATGGCCAAGGGGCTGCCCTGTCCAAAAAGCCTGGGGGAATTTTAGCTCCTTTTTCTAATGCCTCATTGCAGCAAAAGCAAATTATTATGTCGACAACTGCTGGAGTCGTTTCGGCGTTAGCGGTTGTAGGGGCAGGCCAACTCAGCTCTCAATCTATGGCCACGACAGGAGCGGGAGCACTGGCAGCTGGTGTGGCGGGTGGTGTGACAACCCTAGCCCTCGGACAAATTATGACCCGGCAAATCAAGTCTTCAACGAATGATTTGCAAACTCAATTGACTGCCGTTGCCCAAGGCGATTGGAGTGTTCGGGCCACTGAGTTTTCTAAAGATGAATTTGGTCAGTTAGCCACCAGTTTTAACCAAATGACTCGTTTTATTGAGTCAACCACTGCTGAAGTACAGCGCAAAGCAGAAGAACAGGAAAAGGCCAAAGAAGACCTACAGCGACAAGTGATTCGTCTGCTGGATGATGTAGAAGGGGCCGCTCGTGGAGACCTGACGGTTCAAGCAGAAGTAACTGCCGATATTTTAGGAGCGGTTGCTGACTCTTTTAACCTCACCATTTATAACCTGCAAAAGATTGTTAAACAGGTTAAAGTAGCGGCCCAGGAAGTGAATAAAGGGGCAGCTGAAAACGAAGAATTTGCCCGGGGCTTATCTTCTGATGCATTACGGCAAGCTGAAGAGTTGGCAGTCTCGCTAAATTCTGTGCAAATGATGACCTCCTCTATTCAGCAGGTTGCAGAAAGTGCTCGTTCTGCAGACCAGGTGGCTCAAAAGGCGACTGAAGCTGCGCTGAAGGGTGGGGAATCTGTAGAAAGTACAGTGGCTGGTATTCTCCAGATTAGAGAAACAGTGGCTGAAAGTACCCGAAAAGTGAAGCGTCTTGCTGAATCTTCCCAAGAAATTTCTAAAATTGTTGGATTAATTTCACAAATTGCCTCCCGCACAAACCTACTGGCCTTGAACGCTAGTATTGAGGCGGCTCGTGCAGGTGAATCGGGTCGTGGTTTTGCAGTTGTTGCGGATGAAGTCCGTCAACTAGCCGATCGGGCTGCCAAATCATCCAAAGAAATTGAGCAAATTGTTTTGCAAATTCAAGGTGAAACAAGCTCTGTGATGATGGCCATGGAAGAAGGAACCCAACAAGTTATCGAAGGAACCCAACGGGCGGAGCAAGCCAAGCGTTCGTTGGACGACATTATTCAAGTCTCATCACAAATTAATCAGTTGGTGGGTTCGATTACCAAAGCGACTGCTGAGCAAACCGAAACCTCCCGCTATGTATCTCAAGTGATGCAGTCGGTGGAATTAACTGCCCAAGAAACTTCACAAGAAGCTCAACGAGTGTCTGATTCTCTGAGAGGTATGGTGAGTGTTGCTAGTGAACTTCAGTCTTCAGTGGAGCGATTCAGAGTGGAAGGCACTGAATTCTAG
- a CDS encoding hybrid sensor histidine kinase/response regulator: MQPEQQRIMVYFIEEAKEHLNTIEHGLLNLQTVVADPESLNEVFRAAHSVKGGAAMLGIYSMQHISHRLEDYFKVLKEHDLPVDQKLESLLFKSFDALHILTEELEQSFGLSDELSAKTISEIDPVFSEIDSHLTEIAGPGVDISALLSDAPAPTPQKTTAEPEVLDAQCLELFQTDILQYLREILGLFKQPDTPENRQTLTKICQDLGQVGQEFQLKGWAELLEVAGVVVADSSNSFATLAGVIVPNIKEARDLVLAQRAADVKPMAALLDLMPALDFGDLGVTSSAETETEDWLGLFAEEDTSASTNADTGASFLDDLFNEPALNFDTSTTAEVPEPVAATDNNFSNLDALLAETPTNGATAPALAPSNDDFNDLEKLLEEPSRPTKAKEQAKAPQKRTGTKPSRRGSAIAQTMKVPVKQLDNLGNLIGELVVSRNSLEDSQNRLRQFLDNLLLQVQQLNDLGRNMEDLYERSLLENSLLSSRQQQAVASGNGGNGNSGGHSTGQQFDALEMDSFTGFHTLSQEMIERIVRVREAASDIEFIVGGTEQVTRMFRQITTQVQEGLTQSRMVPFSQVAERLPRAVRDISMKCGKKARLELEGRDTLIDKSILERLYDPLTHLVNNALFHGIEAPDIRQSLGKAEEGVIKLRAFYQGNQAVISIMDDGAGIDIERVKAKAVQKNLLTQDEADTLSRQEAYALLFKSGFSTQEQANDLAGRGVGMDVVRNSIHEIRGVINTDSGIGKGTTFTIRLPLTLSITKALCCIDNSTQIAFPIDGVQDVIDIPKEQLQQDADGQVLVTWQDKQLPCKPLGELLAYSRRFKRSSSYNASNTKDDGMASVVILRSADDLVAIEVEQVLAEQEIVIKQLAGPVPKPMGIAGVTVLGDGGIMAIADVMELVDLCLDRLEVNSNLWKSILENTEVEEATDPMVLIVDDSITVRELLSMTFNKVGYRVEQARDGQEAWEKLRSGLPCDLVFCDVEMPRMDGLELLSRLQQDDDLQDLPVAMLTSRGAARHKQMATELGAKGYFTKPYLEEVLLEAAQRMLNGEVLVK; this comes from the coding sequence ATGCAGCCAGAACAACAGCGGATTATGGTCTACTTTATTGAGGAGGCTAAAGAGCACCTCAATACAATCGAGCATGGTTTGCTGAATTTGCAGACCGTTGTTGCCGATCCTGAATCTTTGAATGAAGTATTCCGAGCCGCTCATTCAGTGAAAGGGGGGGCTGCAATGCTGGGTATTTACAGCATGCAGCATATTTCTCACCGGTTGGAAGATTACTTCAAAGTACTGAAAGAGCATGACCTTCCGGTCGATCAGAAACTAGAGTCTTTACTATTTAAAAGTTTTGATGCCCTCCATATTCTGACGGAAGAATTAGAGCAGTCCTTTGGCTTATCGGATGAGTTGTCAGCCAAGACCATATCGGAAATCGACCCGGTTTTTTCTGAAATCGACAGCCATCTGACCGAGATAGCAGGTCCAGGCGTTGATATCAGCGCTCTATTAAGTGATGCCCCTGCACCTACACCGCAGAAAACAACCGCCGAGCCAGAGGTGTTGGATGCTCAATGTCTTGAACTTTTTCAAACAGACATCTTGCAATATTTACGAGAGATTCTGGGATTATTCAAACAGCCTGATACACCAGAAAATCGCCAGACATTAACCAAGATCTGTCAGGATCTGGGCCAAGTCGGACAGGAATTTCAGCTAAAAGGTTGGGCTGAACTCTTAGAAGTAGCAGGTGTTGTCGTAGCTGACTCCAGCAACTCCTTTGCGACCCTTGCAGGAGTGATCGTTCCTAATATTAAAGAAGCAAGAGACTTAGTTTTAGCGCAACGTGCAGCAGATGTGAAGCCGATGGCCGCACTGTTAGATTTGATGCCTGCACTAGACTTTGGTGACCTAGGAGTTACGAGTTCAGCCGAGACTGAGACTGAAGATTGGTTAGGCTTATTTGCGGAAGAAGACACGAGTGCTTCGACAAATGCAGATACGGGAGCTTCTTTCCTTGATGACTTGTTCAATGAACCGGCATTAAATTTCGACACATCCACGACTGCTGAAGTTCCTGAGCCCGTTGCTGCTACAGACAATAATTTTTCTAACTTAGACGCCTTGTTGGCTGAAACACCAACAAATGGGGCCACTGCTCCCGCTTTGGCCCCATCAAATGATGACTTCAATGATCTTGAAAAACTTCTAGAAGAGCCAAGTCGTCCAACAAAGGCTAAGGAACAGGCCAAAGCGCCACAGAAGCGCACAGGTACTAAGCCATCGCGGCGGGGGAGTGCCATTGCACAAACCATGAAAGTTCCTGTGAAGCAATTGGACAATCTAGGGAACTTAATTGGCGAGTTGGTGGTTAGCCGTAACTCCCTAGAAGATAGCCAAAATCGTTTACGGCAGTTTTTGGATAATTTGTTGTTGCAAGTTCAGCAACTAAATGATCTAGGGCGGAATATGGAAGATCTGTATGAGCGTTCGTTATTGGAAAATTCATTGTTGAGTAGTCGCCAACAGCAGGCGGTTGCCAGTGGAAACGGTGGAAATGGTAATTCTGGCGGTCATTCCACAGGCCAGCAATTTGATGCCCTAGAAATGGATAGTTTCACGGGGTTCCACACCTTATCCCAAGAGATGATTGAACGCATTGTTCGGGTGCGTGAAGCGGCCTCTGATATTGAGTTTATTGTTGGGGGAACCGAACAAGTTACGCGGATGTTCCGTCAAATTACAACTCAGGTGCAAGAAGGCCTAACCCAGTCGCGGATGGTGCCTTTTTCCCAAGTAGCAGAACGACTCCCTAGAGCCGTCCGTGATATTTCCATGAAGTGTGGTAAAAAAGCCAGGCTGGAATTGGAAGGTCGTGACACTCTAATTGATAAAAGTATTTTGGAGCGGTTATATGATCCGCTGACACATTTGGTGAATAATGCGCTGTTTCATGGCATTGAAGCACCTGACATTCGCCAATCTTTGGGTAAAGCCGAAGAAGGAGTCATCAAACTACGGGCCTTTTATCAGGGTAATCAAGCTGTTATCTCGATCATGGATGATGGTGCTGGCATTGATATTGAGCGTGTGAAAGCGAAGGCCGTCCAGAAAAACTTACTGACCCAAGATGAGGCCGACACCCTATCTCGCCAAGAAGCCTATGCCTTGCTATTTAAATCGGGTTTCTCGACCCAGGAACAGGCCAATGATTTGGCGGGTCGTGGAGTGGGCATGGATGTTGTCCGCAATAGTATCCATGAAATTCGCGGGGTGATTAATACCGATTCAGGGATTGGCAAGGGCACCACGTTTACGATTCGACTCCCTCTGACCCTCAGTATCACGAAGGCCTTGTGTTGTATCGATAATTCGACTCAAATTGCATTCCCGATTGACGGAGTGCAAGATGTGATTGATATTCCCAAGGAACAGTTGCAGCAAGATGCAGATGGACAAGTGTTGGTAACCTGGCAAGATAAGCAGCTGCCTTGCAAACCATTAGGAGAATTGCTGGCCTATAGTCGTCGATTTAAGCGGAGTTCATCTTATAACGCTAGTAATACGAAGGATGATGGCATGGCATCAGTGGTCATTCTTCGCAGTGCAGATGATCTGGTGGCCATTGAAGTTGAACAGGTTTTGGCCGAACAGGAAATTGTAATTAAACAATTGGCGGGGCCGGTTCCCAAACCCATGGGCATTGCTGGCGTCACTGTGCTGGGTGATGGTGGCATTATGGCCATTGCTGATGTGATGGAACTGGTAGATCTGTGCTTGGATCGCCTAGAGGTGAACAGTAATCTCTGGAAGAGTATTCTGGAAAACACGGAAGTAGAAGAAGCTACCGATCCGATGGTACTCATTGTTGATGATTCGATTACGGTTCGAGAATTGCTGTCCATGACCTTCAATAAGGTGGGCTATCGGGTGGAACAAGCCCGTGATGGCCAGGAAGCATGGGAAAAACTGCGATCTGGATTACCCTGTGATTTGGTTTTCTGTGACGTGGAAATGCCTCGGATGGATGGGTTAGAGTTACTGTCTCGTCTACAGCAAGATGATGATCTGCAGGACTTGCCTGTAGCGATGCTGACATCGAGAGGAGCTGCTCGCCATAAACAAATGGCTACAGAGCTAGGGGCGAAAGGATATTTCACGAAACCTTATTTGGAAGAAGTCTTGCTGGAAGCAGCTCAACGCATGTTGAATGGGGAAGTTTTAGTCAAATAA